Proteins encoded together in one Deinococcus irradiatisoli window:
- a CDS encoding dihydrodipicolinate synthase family protein has protein sequence MTQNDHLQGVYTIMPTPFTQSGDLDLSSLDNLVDFQLSAGIHGLAILGFLGEAHKLSGEERRAVIRRTLERVDGRVPVWVGVRAIGTPASIEQAREAQDLGADAVFAAPIDVQADAAIFRHYQQLQAALSVPVLIHDFPENFGITISPEVVARLGKEGGVHYIKMEEPPVGPKTSRILNLAEGSVHVFGGLGGTFFLEELQRGAVGTMTGFAFPEVLLRIYDLFRQGQHAEAARVFDHYMPLIRYEFQPKLGLALRKHTYFRRGIIASDHVRAPGLNIDSRTAQELEAIVRRVGFQFGVGGPQELIK, from the coding sequence ATGACCCAGAACGATCATCTTCAGGGCGTCTACACCATCATGCCCACGCCGTTTACCCAAAGCGGCGACCTCGACCTGAGCAGCCTCGACAACCTGGTGGACTTTCAGCTTTCGGCGGGCATTCACGGCCTGGCGATCCTGGGCTTTCTGGGCGAAGCGCACAAGCTCAGCGGCGAGGAGCGCCGGGCGGTGATTCGCCGGACCCTGGAGCGGGTAGACGGCCGGGTGCCGGTATGGGTGGGCGTGCGGGCCATCGGCACCCCGGCCAGCATCGAGCAGGCCCGCGAAGCGCAGGACCTCGGCGCCGACGCGGTGTTCGCCGCCCCGATCGACGTGCAGGCCGACGCGGCGATTTTCCGGCATTACCAGCAGCTTCAGGCGGCCCTCTCGGTGCCGGTGCTGATTCACGACTTTCCCGAGAATTTCGGCATCACCATCAGCCCGGAAGTCGTGGCGCGGCTGGGCAAGGAAGGCGGCGTTCACTACATCAAGATGGAAGAGCCGCCGGTCGGCCCCAAGACCAGCCGCATCCTGAACCTCGCGGAAGGCTCGGTGCACGTCTTCGGCGGACTGGGCGGCACCTTCTTTCTGGAGGAACTCCAGCGCGGCGCGGTGGGCACCATGACCGGCTTCGCCTTTCCGGAAGTGCTGCTGCGGATCTACGACCTGTTCCGGCAGGGCCAGCACGCCGAGGCCGCCCGCGTCTTCGACCACTACATGCCGCTGATCCGCTACGAGTTTCAGCCGAAACTGGGGCTGGCGCTGCGCAAGCACACCTACTTCCGCCGGGGCATCATCGCCTCGGACCACGTGCGCGCCCCCGGCCTCAACATCGATTCGCGCACCGCCCAGGAACTCGAAGCCATCGTCAGACGGGTCGGCTTTCAGTTCGGCGTGGGCGGCCCCCAGGAGTTGATCAAATGA
- a CDS encoding TAXI family TRAP transporter solute-binding subunit produces the protein MRKTHLTAALALLSTLGLASAQKPRVVIATGGIGGVYYYYGTVMAEILSKYAGVDATAIQTAASVDNILLITEKTDPSRNTYYCGLVLPESGLLAYTGQIDRFKDKPATKLRTLFATYPNYLQIVTTKGTGTVLQNLIGKRISLGAPGSGTEIEANLVLEAAKIPLSKFSKVERLGANESGQALADGTIDAYFWSGGLPTGSIAELGQTLSRKGKQLDFIAVPQKGVIAGAFEKAFPGLADVSMLNKKVYNSARSVETLAFWNAFSCSSEMPAELAYNITKATFEHLPDLTAAVQSAKDTTPANALRLSKSKVPYHEGALKYLKK, from the coding sequence ATGCGCAAAACCCACCTGACCGCCGCCCTGGCCCTGCTCTCGACCCTCGGGCTGGCCAGCGCCCAGAAGCCGCGCGTGGTGATCGCCACCGGCGGCATCGGCGGCGTGTACTACTACTACGGCACCGTGATGGCCGAGATTCTCAGCAAGTACGCGGGCGTGGACGCCACCGCCATCCAGACGGCGGCCTCGGTGGACAACATCCTGCTGATCACCGAGAAGACCGACCCCAGCCGCAACACCTACTACTGCGGGCTGGTGCTGCCGGAATCGGGCCTGCTGGCCTACACCGGCCAGATCGACCGCTTCAAGGACAAGCCCGCCACCAAGCTGCGCACCCTGTTCGCCACCTACCCCAACTACCTGCAGATCGTGACCACCAAGGGCACCGGCACGGTGCTGCAAAACCTGATCGGCAAGCGCATCTCGCTGGGCGCCCCCGGCTCCGGCACCGAGATCGAGGCCAACCTGGTGCTTGAGGCGGCCAAGATTCCGCTGAGCAAGTTCTCGAAAGTCGAGCGGCTGGGCGCCAACGAATCCGGTCAGGCGCTGGCCGACGGCACCATCGACGCCTACTTCTGGTCCGGCGGCCTGCCCACCGGCTCGATCGCCGAACTCGGCCAGACCCTGTCGCGCAAGGGCAAGCAGCTCGACTTCATCGCCGTGCCGCAAAAAGGCGTGATCGCCGGCGCCTTCGAGAAGGCCTTCCCCGGTCTGGCCGACGTCAGCATGCTGAATAAGAAGGTCTACAACTCGGCGCGCTCGGTGGAAACGCTGGCGTTCTGGAACGCTTTTTCCTGTTCCTCTGAGATGCCGGCCGAGCTGGCCTACAACATCACCAAGGCGACCTTTGAGCACCTGCCGGACCTGACGGCAGCGGTGCAGTCGGCCAAGGACACCACCCCCGCCAACGCCCTGCGCCTGAGCAAGAGCAAGGTGCCCTACCACGAAGGCGCGCTCAAGTACCTCAAGAAGTAA
- a CDS encoding desiccation-associated late embryogenesis abundant protein — protein sequence MKRFLLLGVLIGAGAYYLSREQNRRLLDQKLSELGIKDAAQDVAAATSKGFEQVKDAAKEAGGVIAEKAADVKEAAQRSPEEGKQAAQAASEDVSKAVQDAAAKTREAAGNVGAQIKDSAQSAAPKVKDAAQASGAALADKAGDAANKAQDKAGEVKAQVQQGAEAAKEQVQTAAQSASEDAKAKAHDAKSEVHDTAKDIRDNIQQVAQATKEKAQEENKSPDRKS from the coding sequence GTGAAACGCTTTCTGCTGCTGGGCGTGCTGATCGGCGCAGGCGCCTATTATCTCAGCCGCGAACAAAACCGCCGCCTGCTCGACCAGAAGCTCTCGGAACTCGGCATCAAGGACGCCGCCCAGGACGTGGCCGCCGCCACCTCGAAGGGCTTTGAGCAGGTCAAGGACGCGGCCAAGGAAGCCGGCGGCGTGATCGCCGAGAAGGCCGCCGATGTCAAGGAAGCCGCCCAGCGCAGCCCCGAGGAAGGCAAGCAGGCGGCCCAGGCGGCCAGCGAGGATGTCTCCAAAGCGGTGCAGGACGCCGCCGCCAAGACCCGCGAGGCGGCCGGCAACGTCGGCGCGCAGATCAAGGACAGCGCCCAGAGCGCCGCGCCCAAAGTCAAAGACGCGGCCCAGGCGAGCGGTGCGGCTCTCGCTGACAAAGCTGGCGACGCGGCGAACAAGGCCCAGGACAAAGCTGGAGAAGTCAAGGCCCAGGTGCAGCAGGGCGCCGAAGCCGCCAAGGAGCAGGTGCAGACCGCCGCCCAGAGCGCCAGCGAGGACGCCAAGGCCAAGGCCCACGACGCCAAGTCCGAAGTCCACGACACCGCCAAGGATATCCGCGACAACATCCAGCAGGTCGCCCAGGCCACCAAGGAAAAGGCCCAGGAAGAAAACAAGTCGCCTGACCGCAAGAGCTGA
- the lhgO gene encoding L-2-hydroxyglutarate oxidase: MKGASLPPAGKSEVAMVEADVAVVGAGLVGLATARAIRTHYPRLSVALLDKEAGVAAHQSGHNSGVIHAGLYYKPGSLKARLCLSGRQQLERYCTEHGVKFERCGKLVVAADAEEEGRLLALAHRALQNGIHVRLLSPEQMKEHEPHVAGVAALHSPETGIADYPGLAKALKAELLSLGTRVLHHAELRSVTRRGEHQVLHTTAGEVQARWTVTCAGLQADKVARLCGAQPDVQIVPFRGEYYDLKPERAGLVRNLIYPVPDPRFPFLGVHLTRMIGGGVEAGPNAVLAFAREGYRRRDVHPGELFEALSYPGFWRLAARYPNVGTYEMYRSLSKREFARSLQRLVPELTADDLTPGGSGVRAQALNRAGQIVDDFAVLETPSALHVLNAPSPAATACLAIGEHLSQLAARNFGWAADPPRFVRPSA; this comes from the coding sequence ATGAAAGGCGCTTCCCTGCCCCCGGCGGGGAAAAGTGAGGTGGCGATGGTGGAAGCAGATGTGGCGGTGGTGGGCGCAGGGCTGGTGGGCCTCGCCACGGCGCGCGCCATCCGCACCCACTATCCCCGGCTCAGCGTCGCGCTGCTGGACAAGGAAGCCGGCGTCGCGGCGCACCAGTCGGGGCACAACAGCGGGGTGATCCATGCCGGGCTGTACTACAAACCCGGCTCGCTCAAGGCCCGGCTGTGCCTCAGCGGACGCCAGCAGCTGGAGCGCTACTGCACCGAGCACGGGGTGAAGTTCGAGCGCTGCGGCAAGCTGGTGGTCGCCGCCGACGCGGAAGAAGAAGGCCGCCTGCTGGCCCTGGCCCACCGGGCGCTGCAAAACGGCATTCACGTGCGCCTGCTCTCGCCCGAGCAGATGAAGGAGCACGAGCCGCATGTGGCCGGGGTCGCCGCGCTGCACTCGCCGGAAACCGGCATCGCCGATTATCCGGGGCTGGCAAAGGCGCTCAAGGCCGAACTGCTCTCACTCGGCACCCGCGTGCTTCACCACGCCGAATTGCGCTCGGTAACGCGGCGCGGCGAGCATCAGGTGCTGCACACCACGGCCGGAGAGGTGCAGGCGCGCTGGACCGTGACCTGCGCGGGCTTGCAGGCCGACAAGGTCGCCCGCCTGTGCGGCGCGCAGCCGGACGTGCAGATCGTGCCGTTCCGGGGCGAGTACTACGATTTGAAGCCCGAGCGGGCCGGACTGGTCCGCAACCTGATCTACCCGGTGCCGGACCCGCGTTTTCCGTTTCTCGGCGTTCACCTCACCCGCATGATCGGGGGCGGCGTGGAAGCCGGGCCGAACGCGGTGCTGGCCTTTGCTCGCGAGGGCTACCGCCGCCGCGACGTGCATCCCGGCGAGCTCTTCGAAGCCCTGAGCTATCCGGGGTTCTGGCGGCTGGCGGCCCGCTACCCGAACGTCGGCACCTACGAGATGTACCGCTCGCTGAGCAAGCGCGAGTTTGCCCGCAGTTTGCAGCGGCTGGTCCCCGAACTCACCGCCGACGACCTGACGCCGGGCGGTTCCGGCGTGCGCGCCCAGGCCCTCAACCGCGCCGGGCAGATCGTGGACGACTTCGCCGTGCTCGAAACGCCCAGCGCCCTGCACGTGCTCAACGCTCCCTCCCCCGCCGCCACCGCCTGCCTGGCGATCGGCGAGCACCTCTCGCAGCTGGCGGCCCGCAATTTCGGCTGGGCCGCCGACCCTCCCCGGTTCGTTCGCCCTTCGGCCTGA
- a CDS encoding TRAP transporter permease: MAPWLRRLTQAVLIVAALYHLYLVAHPFLPWSGSGVKVFELTQVQRATHVFFILLAGYLLTSQQRGRKTTPGGVVFSLLTLPMLWEFLRLDLPLVIKAAVLVIWALVTLPALLPRWQKYGDLLVAAAAFGPYLYLLTQFEQLIYRAVVPEPWDLAMGFAMTLSVLGLTFRFLGPVLPSLVLVFMTYNLYGNQLPGVLGTAGMPIDLLLGKMFSETEAGLFGIITAVSLKYLVYFTLLGSMITALGFGPVIARLALRAVGRSPAAPGRSVAVMSIFMGLFSGSGAADTQFVATVTKPLMERSGYPQLTAAGLTATAGSIALITPPVLGSIAFVMVEVLNIPYLSICLMALGPCVLYLAGVWFYNELFVRRSGFVRDVMPDEGKSVLRSLYVFLPLLLIMVMLYLGYNVSLAVSLALVAFIVLAYLDRDVRPPVRRIFAGLADGFAHLVPIGAAVVSANMILTMMVLTGLPSKMSQVLTLISGQNLLLATLFAAVFSLVLGMGIPPIATYVLTSALVAPSLVTLSVQNGIPQEAALLSTHMFLFYYAILADVTPPVALSAFAAASVWNTDPIRTGTVTARVALPKYFLGMFFLLAYPATAILIVPVVAHQGLAGALPLIVYRFAASILGVLFISGATVGFTRRVLQRWESWLLGLAGVALLSPYWWLNVPALLIGAYFFLMGRREQPRGPELAAPESAL; encoded by the coding sequence GTGGCCCCCTGGCTGAGGCGGCTGACCCAGGCCGTCCTCATCGTCGCGGCCCTCTACCACCTTTATCTGGTGGCGCATCCCTTTTTGCCCTGGAGCGGCTCGGGCGTCAAGGTGTTCGAGTTGACGCAGGTGCAGCGCGCCACCCACGTCTTTTTCATCCTTCTGGCCGGCTACCTGCTCACCTCGCAGCAGCGCGGGCGCAAGACCACGCCGGGCGGCGTCGTCTTTTCGCTACTGACCTTGCCGATGCTGTGGGAATTTCTGCGCCTGGACCTGCCGCTGGTGATCAAGGCCGCCGTGCTGGTGATCTGGGCGCTGGTGACGCTGCCAGCCCTGCTGCCCAGGTGGCAGAAATACGGCGACCTGCTGGTGGCCGCCGCCGCCTTCGGGCCGTACCTGTACCTGCTGACGCAGTTCGAGCAGTTGATCTACCGGGCGGTGGTGCCGGAACCCTGGGACCTGGCGATGGGCTTTGCCATGACCCTCAGCGTGCTGGGCCTGACCTTCCGTTTCCTGGGGCCGGTGCTGCCTTCTTTGGTGCTGGTCTTCATGACCTACAACCTCTACGGCAACCAGCTGCCGGGCGTGCTGGGCACCGCCGGGATGCCGATCGACCTGCTGCTCGGCAAGATGTTCAGCGAAACCGAAGCGGGGCTGTTCGGCATTATCACCGCCGTATCGCTGAAGTATCTGGTGTATTTCACCTTGCTGGGCAGCATGATCACCGCGCTGGGCTTCGGCCCGGTGATCGCCCGGCTGGCGCTGCGGGCGGTGGGGCGCTCGCCGGCCGCGCCGGGGCGCAGCGTGGCGGTAATGAGCATCTTCATGGGCCTGTTCAGCGGCTCCGGCGCCGCCGACACCCAGTTCGTCGCCACCGTCACCAAGCCCTTGATGGAGCGCTCCGGCTACCCCCAGCTCACGGCGGCGGGCCTCACCGCCACCGCCGGCTCGATCGCGCTGATCACGCCCCCGGTGCTGGGGTCCATCGCCTTCGTGATGGTGGAAGTGCTCAACATCCCTTACCTCAGCATCTGCCTGATGGCGCTGGGGCCGTGCGTGCTCTACCTTGCCGGCGTGTGGTTTTACAACGAGCTGTTCGTCCGGCGCTCCGGCTTCGTGCGCGACGTGATGCCCGACGAGGGCAAGAGCGTGCTGCGCTCCCTGTACGTCTTTTTGCCGCTGCTCTTGATCATGGTGATGCTGTACCTGGGCTACAACGTCAGCCTGGCGGTGAGTTTGGCACTGGTGGCGTTCATCGTGCTGGCCTACCTCGACCGCGACGTGCGCCCCCCGGTGCGGCGCATCTTCGCCGGGCTGGCCGACGGCTTTGCCCATCTGGTGCCGATCGGCGCGGCGGTGGTCAGCGCCAACATGATCCTGACCATGATGGTGCTGACCGGCCTGCCCTCCAAGATGTCGCAGGTGCTGACCCTGATCTCGGGGCAGAACCTGCTGCTCGCTACTCTCTTCGCCGCCGTGTTCAGCCTGGTGCTGGGCATGGGGATTCCGCCGATCGCCACCTACGTGCTGACCTCGGCGCTGGTGGCCCCGTCGCTGGTCACCCTCTCGGTACAAAACGGCATTCCGCAGGAAGCGGCGCTGCTCTCCACCCACATGTTTCTCTTCTACTACGCCATTCTCGCCGACGTGACGCCGCCGGTGGCGCTCTCGGCCTTCGCGGCGGCCTCGGTGTGGAACACTGACCCGATCCGCACCGGCACCGTGACGGCGCGGGTGGCGCTGCCCAAGTACTTCCTGGGCATGTTCTTCTTGCTGGCCTACCCGGCCACCGCCATCCTGATCGTGCCGGTGGTGGCGCACCAGGGGCTGGCCGGCGCGCTGCCGCTGATCGTCTACCGCTTCGCCGCTTCTATTCTGGGCGTGCTGTTTATCTCGGGGGCCACGGTGGGCTTTACCCGCCGGGTGTTGCAGCGCTGGGAAAGCTGGCTGCTGGGTCTGGCCGGGGTGGCGCTGCTGAGCCCGTACTGGTGGCTCAACGTGCCGGCCCTCCTCATCGGCGCCTACTTCTTCCTGATGGGCCGGCGCGAACAGCCCCGCGGGCCGGAGCTCGCGGCCCCGGAGTCGGCGCTGTGA
- a CDS encoding acyl-CoA dehydrogenase family protein, giving the protein MLDYFQARSLLGADEQLVMQSVRAYVDDKLMPQIAGWWDDAELPVREVMKELGNQGLLGPTTPEEYGGSEASYSAYGAMMYELERCDSGLRSAASVQGSLVMYPINTYGSEEQKRQYLPGLAAGDLIGCFGLTEPDGGSDPGAMRTRARKDGGDYVLNGNKMWITNSPVADLAVVWAKLEDETGKDVVRGFIVPRDARGFSTPKIHRKMSLRASVTGEIVLEDCRIPAENMLPHSGGLKSPLSCLTSARFGIAWGALGALEAVYQTALEYTTGRTTFGRAIASRQLVQEKLVRMVTDHSTGLLLAVQLGALKDSGKMTFGQVSVAKRNNVRVALQGARLAREMLGGNGITTEYPVIRHMLNLETVDTYEGTHDIHTLIVGRDLTGLNALE; this is encoded by the coding sequence ATGTTAGATTACTTTCAAGCCCGCTCACTGCTCGGCGCCGACGAACAACTGGTGATGCAGAGCGTGCGCGCCTACGTGGACGACAAACTCATGCCGCAGATCGCCGGCTGGTGGGACGACGCCGAGTTGCCGGTGCGCGAGGTGATGAAGGAGCTGGGCAACCAGGGCCTGCTCGGCCCCACCACCCCCGAGGAGTACGGCGGCTCGGAGGCCAGTTACAGCGCTTACGGCGCGATGATGTACGAGCTCGAGCGCTGCGACAGCGGCCTACGGAGCGCGGCCAGCGTGCAGGGCAGCCTGGTGATGTACCCGATCAACACCTACGGCAGCGAGGAGCAAAAGCGCCAGTACCTGCCGGGCCTGGCCGCCGGCGACCTGATCGGCTGCTTCGGCCTCACCGAGCCCGACGGCGGCTCGGACCCCGGCGCGATGCGCACCCGCGCCCGCAAGGATGGCGGCGACTACGTCCTGAACGGCAACAAGATGTGGATCACCAACAGCCCGGTGGCCGACCTCGCCGTGGTGTGGGCCAAACTGGAGGACGAGACCGGCAAGGACGTGGTGCGCGGCTTTATCGTGCCCCGCGACGCCAGGGGCTTCTCGACCCCCAAGATTCACCGCAAGATGAGCCTGCGCGCCAGCGTGACCGGCGAGATCGTGCTGGAAGACTGCCGCATTCCGGCCGAAAACATGCTGCCGCACTCCGGCGGCCTGAAAAGCCCGCTGTCGTGCCTCACCTCGGCGCGCTTCGGCATTGCCTGGGGGGCACTCGGGGCGCTGGAAGCGGTCTACCAGACGGCGCTGGAGTACACCACCGGGCGCACCACCTTCGGCCGGGCCATCGCCTCGCGTCAGCTGGTGCAGGAAAAGCTGGTGCGGATGGTCACCGACCATTCTACCGGTCTGCTGCTGGCCGTGCAGCTCGGCGCGCTGAAAGACAGCGGCAAGATGACCTTCGGGCAGGTCTCGGTCGCCAAGCGCAACAACGTGCGGGTGGCGCTGCAAGGCGCCCGGCTGGCCCGCGAGATGCTGGGCGGCAACGGCATCACCACCGAGTACCCGGTGATCCGGCACATGCTCAACCTGGAAACGGTGGACACCTACGAAGGCACCCACGACATCCACACCCTGATCGTGGGCCGCGACCTGACCGGCCTCAACGCCCTCGAATAA
- a CDS encoding FadR/GntR family transcriptional regulator, giving the protein MSRPPDAFQPVARRRSLGEDITAQLQRLIQDRTYPPGSTLPSQRELARMFGTSVSSVREAISVLVATGVLDARSGHGTVVCSITTSEPEFDGWLGVASDPAEFSELLEARRLLEEFTLHSAATRLTPAARRALDGVLEEMRSALGDPERYVEADMRLHMMLAAVAGNRVVSRLMRAIQYPLRFQLTLSVRQLYAEQRLSESLSDHEQMLEALYAGDAEHAVSFIDRMLSRADKLNSSKAAQVQAADQEEAQP; this is encoded by the coding sequence ATGTCCCGACCGCCTGACGCCTTTCAGCCTGTGGCCCGCCGCCGTTCGCTCGGCGAGGACATCACCGCGCAGTTGCAGCGGCTGATTCAGGACCGCACCTACCCGCCGGGCTCGACCCTGCCCAGCCAGCGCGAACTGGCGCGCATGTTCGGCACCAGCGTGTCCTCGGTGCGCGAGGCGATCAGCGTGCTGGTGGCCACCGGCGTGCTCGACGCCCGCAGCGGGCACGGCACGGTGGTGTGCTCGATCACCACCTCCGAACCGGAATTCGACGGCTGGCTGGGGGTGGCGAGCGATCCGGCCGAATTCAGCGAACTGCTCGAGGCCCGCAGGCTTCTCGAGGAGTTCACCTTGCACTCGGCGGCGACCCGCCTGACCCCGGCGGCCCGGCGGGCGCTCGACGGCGTGCTGGAGGAAATGCGCTCGGCGCTCGGCGACCCCGAGCGCTATGTGGAGGCCGACATGCGCCTCCACATGATGCTGGCGGCGGTGGCGGGCAACCGGGTGGTCAGCCGCCTGATGCGGGCCATTCAGTACCCGCTGCGGTTTCAGCTGACCCTGTCGGTGCGCCAGCTCTACGCCGAGCAGCGCCTCAGTGAGAGCCTCTCGGACCACGAGCAGATGCTCGAAGCGCTCTACGCCGGCGACGCCGAGCACGCGGTGTCGTTCATCGACCGGATGCTCAGCCGCGCCGACAAGCTCAACAGCTCCAAAGCCGCCCAGGTGCAGGCGGCCGATCAGGAGGAGGCCCAGCCCTAG
- a CDS encoding 3-keto-5-aminohexanoate cleavage protein yields the protein MTEPRIMLAAAPNGGRHTAQDHPALPLTPASLARTAAECLDAGANLLHVHVRDAQGRHTLDAATYREAFAAIRSEVGERLVLQATTEALGRYSAAEQLAAVRGLRPEAVSLAVAELFGRDVPDADVAAFLRELQLDQVLVQYIVYSAAEEQRLVALAQRGLIPGPFWTLYVLGRYGQARPSTPADLLPFAPFSAGRAAAPWAACAFGQGELRCLVAAAAFGGHVQIGFENNLLTPEGEPATSNAEQVRRLRNALTPLNIMPMSADELRRAWLTPPDRTAPR from the coding sequence GTGACGGAGCCACGCATCATGCTGGCCGCCGCGCCCAACGGGGGTCGGCACACCGCGCAGGACCATCCGGCGCTGCCGCTGACCCCGGCGTCTCTGGCCCGCACCGCTGCGGAGTGCCTGGACGCCGGGGCCAATTTGCTGCATGTGCATGTCCGGGACGCCCAGGGCCGCCACACCCTGGACGCGGCAACCTACCGCGAAGCGTTCGCGGCCATTCGCTCTGAAGTGGGCGAGCGGCTCGTTTTGCAGGCCACCACCGAAGCCCTCGGGCGTTACAGCGCCGCCGAGCAGCTGGCCGCCGTGCGCGGGCTGCGGCCCGAGGCGGTCTCGCTGGCGGTGGCGGAACTGTTCGGCCGCGACGTTCCAGACGCGGACGTGGCGGCCTTTCTGCGCGAACTCCAGCTCGATCAGGTGCTGGTGCAGTACATCGTCTACAGCGCCGCCGAGGAGCAGCGCTTGGTCGCCCTGGCGCAGCGCGGCCTGATTCCGGGGCCGTTCTGGACGCTGTACGTGCTGGGCCGCTACGGACAGGCCCGGCCCTCCACACCCGCCGATCTGTTGCCATTCGCGCCGTTCTCGGCAGGCCGCGCCGCCGCGCCCTGGGCTGCCTGCGCCTTCGGCCAGGGCGAGTTGCGCTGCTTGGTGGCCGCCGCGGCGTTCGGCGGGCACGTCCAGATCGGGTTCGAGAACAACCTCCTGACCCCCGAGGGCGAGCCCGCCACCTCGAACGCTGAGCAGGTGCGCCGCCTGCGAAACGCGCTGACGCCGCTCAACATCATGCCGATGTCGGCGGACGAGCTGCGCCGCGCCTGGTTGACGCCGCCGGACCGGACGGCTCCCCGCTAG
- a CDS encoding CaiB/BaiF CoA transferase family protein yields the protein MLSGIKVADFTRVLTGPFCTMLLGDLGADVIKVEPPQGDDTRAWGPPFQVSGEARESSYFLSVNRNKRSIVLDLKSPEGQEAARRLIAEADVVVENFRPSTFEKLGFGWEALHAKHPRLIYASVSGFGQDGPYRDRAGYDVIAQGMGGLMSYNGEPGREPLRVGVAVADVFSGSLITQAILAALFQRERTGKGDRLDVNLLESVIALGTNQVSRYLTTHEVPVPIGNEHRSIVPYGTLRCKDGFVNVAVGNDSLWRKFCRALDLTELASDPRMDTNEGRVRHREDLDVQLLAGLGRLTRAEIMQRLEAAGVPCGAVNNMAEVFADPHVQARGVAVTLPHASLGETTVTAPPWDIGGAKPPVRRAPPTLGQHTAEILAELGLDDPQAP from the coding sequence ATGCTCTCCGGCATCAAGGTCGCCGACTTTACGCGCGTGCTGACCGGCCCATTTTGCACCATGCTGCTCGGCGACCTGGGCGCCGACGTGATCAAGGTCGAGCCGCCGCAGGGCGACGACACCCGCGCCTGGGGCCCGCCGTTTCAGGTGAGCGGCGAGGCCCGCGAGTCGAGCTACTTCCTGAGCGTCAACCGCAACAAGCGCAGCATCGTGCTGGACCTCAAATCACCCGAAGGTCAGGAAGCGGCGCGGCGCCTGATCGCCGAGGCGGACGTGGTGGTGGAGAACTTTCGCCCCAGCACCTTCGAGAAGCTGGGCTTCGGCTGGGAAGCGCTGCACGCAAAGCACCCGCGCCTGATCTACGCCAGCGTCTCGGGCTTCGGACAAGACGGCCCCTACCGTGACCGCGCCGGCTACGACGTGATCGCCCAGGGCATGGGCGGCCTGATGAGCTACAACGGCGAGCCGGGCCGCGAGCCGCTGCGGGTGGGCGTGGCGGTGGCCGACGTGTTTTCCGGTTCGCTGATCACTCAGGCAATTCTGGCGGCCCTCTTTCAGCGCGAGCGCACCGGCAAGGGCGATCGGCTCGACGTGAACCTGCTCGAGAGCGTCATCGCCCTGGGCACCAACCAGGTCAGCCGCTACCTCACCACCCACGAGGTGCCGGTTCCCATCGGCAACGAGCACCGCAGCATCGTGCCGTACGGCACCCTGCGCTGCAAGGACGGCTTCGTGAACGTGGCGGTGGGCAACGATTCGCTGTGGCGCAAGTTCTGCCGGGCGCTGGACCTCACCGAACTCGCCAGCGACCCCCGCATGGACACCAACGAGGGCCGGGTGCGCCACCGCGAAGACCTCGACGTTCAGCTGCTCGCCGGGCTGGGCCGCCTGACCCGCGCCGAGATCATGCAGCGCCTGGAAGCGGCGGGCGTGCCGTGCGGGGCGGTCAACAACATGGCCGAGGTCTTCGCCGATCCGCATGTGCAGGCGCGTGGCGTGGCGGTGACGCTGCCGCACGCCTCGCTCGGAGAGACCACCGTCACTGCTCCCCCGTGGGATATTGGCGGAGCAAAACCCCCGGTGCGCCGCGCGCCGCCGACCCTCGGCCAGCACACCGCCGAGATTCTGGCCGAGCTGGGCCTGGATGACCCCCAAGCACCGTAA